In Alkalihalobacterium alkalinitrilicum, a genomic segment contains:
- the rplU gene encoding 50S ribosomal protein L21, with product MYAIIETGGKQIKVQEGQEVYIEKLNTADEQVTFDKVLFVGGDDVKVGAPFVEGASVTAKVEKHGRAKKITVYKYKAKKNYRRKQGHRQPYTKVVIEKINA from the coding sequence ATGTACGCAATTATTGAAACAGGCGGAAAGCAAATTAAAGTACAAGAAGGTCAAGAGGTTTACATCGAGAAGCTAAATACAGCTGATGAGCAAGTGACTTTCGATAAAGTACTATTTGTCGGTGGTGACGATGTTAAAGTCGGAGCTCCATTTGTTGAAGGTGCATCAGTAACGGCTAAAGTTGAAAAACACGGTCGTGCTAAGAAGATCACTGTTTACAAATACAAAGCTAAGAAAAACTACCGTCGTAAGCAAGGTCATCGTCAACCTTACACTAAAGTTGTGATTGAAAAAATCAACGCTTAA
- a CDS encoding ribosomal-processing cysteine protease Prp, with protein sequence MITVQVERNDKRHIHSFTMSGHADAGPYGHDIVCAGASAVSFGAINAIAELCQVEPHIDIEGDGGFLRCTVPDGLDVQTYEKVQLLLEGMIVALRSIEAEYSKHITIQN encoded by the coding sequence ATGATTACAGTTCAAGTAGAACGTAATGATAAACGACACATACATTCTTTTACAATGAGTGGTCATGCGGACGCTGGTCCTTATGGTCATGACATTGTTTGTGCTGGTGCTTCTGCAGTTTCATTTGGAGCAATCAATGCAATCGCAGAGCTATGTCAAGTGGAACCCCACATTGACATAGAAGGGGACGGTGGCTTTCTCCGCTGTACGGTTCCAGATGGACTAGACGTACAAACATACGAGAAAGTACAACTTCTATTAGAAGGAATGATCGTTGCCTTACGTTCCATTGAAGCAGAGTACAGTAAGCATATTACAATTCAAAACTAG
- the rpmA gene encoding 50S ribosomal protein L27 — protein MLKMNLQFFASKKGVGSTKNGRDSISKRLGTKRADGQTVTGGSILVRQRGTRIYPGVNVGKGGDDTLFAKVDGVVKFERVGRDRKQVSVYPAAQ, from the coding sequence ATGTTAAAAATGAACCTTCAATTTTTCGCAAGTAAAAAAGGGGTAGGTAGTACTAAGAACGGTCGTGACTCTATCTCTAAACGTCTAGGTACAAAGCGTGCTGACGGTCAAACAGTAACAGGTGGTTCTATCCTAGTACGTCAACGTGGAACTCGTATTTACCCAGGTGTAAACGTAGGTAAAGGTGGAGATGACACGTTATTTGCGAAAGTAGACGGCGTTGTAAAATTCGAGCGCGTAGGTCGTGATCGCAAACAAGTAAGTGTATACCCAGCAGCTCAATAA
- the mntA gene encoding type VII toxin-antitoxin system MntA family adenylyltransferase antitoxin encodes MEKLVVDELVPRLNPSIIYLFGSYAKGTATESSDIDIAYFSETSLTNYERFILAQYLADLVKKEVDLVDIKQASTVFQAQIVGLGKVIYCSNEKQRHEFEMLTLKMYAKLNEERKPILDQIKESGKIYE; translated from the coding sequence ATGGAAAAGTTGGTCGTAGACGAACTTGTTCCTCGTCTAAATCCTTCGATTATTTATCTTTTTGGCTCTTATGCCAAAGGTACAGCAACAGAAAGTAGTGATATTGATATAGCTTATTTCTCAGAAACGTCATTAACAAATTATGAAAGATTTATTCTAGCTCAATATCTAGCTGATTTGGTAAAAAAAGAAGTGGACTTAGTCGATATAAAACAAGCATCTACTGTATTTCAAGCGCAGATCGTGGGTTTGGGAAAAGTCATTTATTGCTCTAATGAAAAACAGCGTCATGAATTTGAGATGCTCACATTAAAAATGTATGCAAAATTAAATGAAGAACGTAAACCGATATTAGACCAAATTAAAGAGAGTGGAAAAATCTATGAATGA
- the hepT gene encoding type VII toxin-antitoxin system HepT family RNase toxin, producing the protein MNDDVIINKANIIERCLKRINEEYDNNPENLKNYTKQDSIILNLQRACEASIDLAMHLIAKKKLGVPQTSREAFDVLHQQDLIPEELAKKMKAMVGFRNIAVHDYQKVNLDILKSILENHLIDFQQYTKVIMQT; encoded by the coding sequence ATGAATGATGATGTAATTATAAATAAGGCCAATATAATTGAACGTTGTTTAAAAAGAATTAACGAAGAATATGATAACAATCCTGAGAATTTGAAGAATTATACTAAGCAAGATTCTATAATCCTAAATTTACAAAGGGCATGTGAAGCATCGATTGACTTAGCAATGCACTTGATAGCAAAGAAAAAGCTTGGAGTTCCTCAAACAAGTAGAGAAGCTTTTGACGTTCTGCACCAACAAGACCTCATACCTGAAGAATTAGCAAAAAAAATGAAAGCGATGGTCGGCTTTAGAAATATAGCCGTTCATGATTATCAAAAAGTAAATTTAGATATTTTGAAAAGTATTCTAGAAAATCATTTAATTGATTTTCAACAATATACAAAAGTTATTATGCAAACTTAA
- a CDS encoding MBL fold metallo-hydrolase yields the protein MRFTVLGFWHGFPEAGEASSGYLLEKDDFRLLIDCGSGVVSQLQKYCPIEEVDALILSHYHHDHFSDIGVLQYARLVHNAWKAEDRKLMAYGHLLDKEKYNLLSYEPHVTAMPYNPDKVLNVGPFTISFLRTKHPAPCCAMKITDGNTTIVYTADTSYFQELHQFALDCDLLIAECTFYEHQDPTAAGHMNSRDVGILSQKANAKKLLLTHLPHFGDRNQLVKQVESYYQGPTELAKSGWSYER from the coding sequence ATGAGGTTTACTGTACTTGGTTTTTGGCATGGCTTCCCTGAAGCTGGAGAAGCTTCGAGTGGATATTTACTTGAAAAGGATGATTTTCGTCTACTCATTGATTGTGGTAGTGGAGTAGTAAGTCAACTGCAAAAGTATTGCCCGATTGAGGAAGTAGATGCCTTAATTTTATCTCATTACCATCACGACCATTTTAGTGATATTGGTGTTCTTCAATATGCACGGTTAGTTCATAATGCATGGAAAGCTGAAGATAGGAAATTAATGGCTTATGGCCATCTGCTTGATAAAGAAAAATACAATTTGTTATCTTATGAGCCGCATGTTACAGCAATGCCATACAATCCTGACAAAGTATTAAACGTAGGCCCGTTTACAATTTCTTTTTTACGAACTAAACATCCTGCACCATGTTGTGCAATGAAGATAACCGATGGTAATACTACAATAGTGTATACTGCTGATACAAGTTATTTTCAAGAATTACATCAGTTTGCACTAGATTGTGACCTTTTAATTGCGGAATGCACTTTCTATGAACATCAAGATCCGACCGCGGCTGGTCATATGAACAGCCGAGATGTTGGGATACTTTCTCAAAAAGCGAATGCAAAAAAATTGTTACTAACGCACTTACCACACTTTGGAGATCGAAACCAATTAGTGAAACAAGTGGAGTCTTACTATCAAGGTCCTACAGAATTAGCGAAATCAGGGTGGTCATATGAACGCTAA
- a CDS encoding phosphate ABC transporter substrate-binding protein: MKFRGRILSVILGASIMTLAACGGGNASEPTTTDDGTTGGDNTEDTTPTEEVAELPSGALDIRGSDTMVNLGQALAETYMEYNELAGLSVTGGGSGTGIAAMINNNVDIAQSSRAMKDEELDEAEANGADAHEFIVAQDGLAVAIHNDNPVTEMTMQQVKDIFTGKTTDWSDLGWEEGGEISVYSRQSNSGTYVYFNENVMDGEDFGAGTKFMPGSSAIKEAIEQEVNAIGYIGIGYIDGINAANIALDENSEYVTPFEANNVNTGKYPIARPLYFYTNGVPEGLLLDYLKWVITSEDAHQVIYDVGFYQIGQYEDQNNQVIANLGLDF; encoded by the coding sequence ATGAAATTTAGAGGTAGAATTTTATCAGTTATTTTAGGGGCTTCAATTATGACGCTAGCTGCATGTGGTGGAGGGAACGCTTCAGAACCGACTACAACTGATGATGGGACAACAGGTGGTGACAATACTGAAGATACCACTCCGACAGAAGAGGTAGCAGAGTTACCATCAGGTGCGCTTGACATTCGTGGATCAGACACAATGGTAAACCTCGGACAAGCGCTTGCGGAAACATACATGGAATACAATGAACTGGCTGGTCTTTCAGTAACAGGCGGTGGGTCAGGTACGGGTATTGCGGCCATGATTAATAACAATGTAGACATAGCTCAATCTTCACGTGCGATGAAAGATGAAGAGTTAGATGAAGCAGAAGCCAATGGAGCAGATGCGCATGAATTTATTGTAGCTCAAGACGGTTTAGCAGTGGCTATTCATAACGATAATCCTGTAACTGAAATGACGATGCAACAAGTAAAAGATATTTTCACGGGTAAAACGACAGATTGGTCTGACTTGGGATGGGAGGAAGGCGGAGAAATATCTGTATATTCTCGTCAATCGAACTCAGGTACTTACGTTTATTTCAATGAAAATGTAATGGATGGTGAAGACTTCGGGGCAGGAACTAAATTTATGCCAGGTTCTTCTGCTATTAAAGAAGCGATAGAGCAAGAAGTAAATGCAATTGGCTATATCGGTATTGGATATATTGATGGAATTAATGCTGCTAACATTGCACTTGATGAAAATAGTGAGTATGTAACGCCGTTTGAGGCAAATAACGTTAACACTGGTAAATACCCGATTGCACGGCCACTGTATTTCTATACAAATGGTGTACCTGAAGGTTTACTTTTAGATTATTTAAAATGGGTTATCACTTCAGAAGATGCTCATCAAGTCATTTATGATGTTGGTTTCTATCAAATTGGTCAATATGAAGACCAAAATAACCAAGTAATCGCAAATTTAGGTTTAGATTTTTAA